The following are from one region of the Nostoc cf. commune SO-36 genome:
- a CDS encoding HEAT repeat domain-containing protein, producing the protein MNSIKQLLVQAEAAYNAADWSLLIQYLQQLTLGADSEHPEIVKNREYLLKLTLSMLKMGDFQQRWEITKVLTHLGNIAIPPLIEILEDEDAEEELRWYAAKTLGEFQQPNAIAPLVELLKTDEDEELKAIAATALGQMGTVAITSLTELLADEDTRLLAVRSLCCIRQAETIAPLLSVVQDPQVTIRAAAIEALSSFHDERVPPILLNALDDIAATVRRAAVLGLSFRPDLHQALDLVKRLQPKLYDFNLEVCCAAAVALSRIGSDEAAKYLFDLLISPHTPLPLQLESIRALSWMGMSSSLKYLQIVLNQSNSETLWQEIVTVLGRVQESQLTTPAAEILLQILRSQHPVTEIASIKSAIALSLGQLGEMQAIEPLISLLADRNTSVRLHAIAALKNLDEEATHQQLQQLANNATLTADLQQGIAIALGEW; encoded by the coding sequence GTGAATAGCATCAAACAGCTTTTGGTGCAAGCTGAGGCAGCATATAATGCAGCTGATTGGTCATTGCTCATTCAATATTTACAACAGTTAACTTTAGGGGCAGATTCGGAACATCCAGAGATAGTTAAAAATCGAGAATATCTGCTGAAATTAACACTTTCAATGTTAAAGATGGGGGATTTTCAACAGCGCTGGGAAATTACCAAAGTGTTGACTCACTTAGGAAATATTGCCATTCCACCACTGATTGAGATATTAGAAGATGAAGACGCAGAAGAAGAATTACGCTGGTATGCAGCAAAGACTTTGGGTGAATTTCAGCAGCCAAATGCGATCGCACCTTTGGTGGAATTGTTGAAAACTGATGAGGATGAAGAACTCAAAGCGATCGCAGCTACAGCACTGGGACAAATGGGTACTGTTGCTATTACTTCACTAACTGAGCTTTTAGCAGATGAAGATACACGGCTTTTGGCAGTGCGATCGCTTTGTTGTATTCGGCAAGCAGAAACTATCGCGCCACTGTTGAGTGTAGTCCAAGATCCCCAAGTAACAATCCGCGCCGCCGCAATTGAAGCCCTCAGCAGTTTTCATGACGAACGTGTACCACCAATTCTGTTGAACGCTTTGGATGATATAGCTGCCACAGTTAGGCGTGCAGCAGTACTTGGTTTAAGTTTTCGCCCTGATTTACACCAAGCATTAGATTTAGTGAAAAGACTACAACCAAAGCTGTACGACTTTAACCTTGAGGTTTGTTGTGCAGCCGCAGTTGCCCTTTCTCGAATTGGTAGTGATGAGGCTGCTAAATACTTATTTGATCTGCTAATCTCACCTCATACACCTCTACCACTGCAATTAGAAAGCATCCGCGCTTTAAGTTGGATGGGAATGTCATCCAGTTTAAAATATTTGCAAATAGTACTGAATCAAAGCAATTCCGAGACACTCTGGCAAGAAATTGTCACAGTTTTGGGACGAGTGCAAGAATCGCAGTTAACGACACCAGCCGCCGAAATCTTACTGCAAATACTGCGATCGCAACATCCAGTCACAGAGATTGCCAGCATCAAAAGTGCGATCGCTTTATCTTTAGGGCAGTTAGGTGAAATGCAAGCAATTGAACCATTGATTTCGCTGCTAGCCGATCGTAATACATCGGTGAGACTGCATGCGATCGCGGCACTAAAAAATCTGGATGAGGAAGCCACACATCAACAATTGCAGCAGTTAGCAAACAATGCCACACTCACAGCAGATTTGCAACAAGGAATAGCGATCGCTTTAGGCGAATGGTAA
- a CDS encoding WGxxGxxG family protein: MKHSDLSKAVLATAFAISFASVSLPPSVFAQSGGSGSGGSSSGGTSSGSGAGSGTSTGTTGSGTGTGTTGSGSSGLGSGTGTGTGTTGSGSSGLGSGTGTGTGTTGSGSSGLGTGTGTGTGTTGSGSSGLGSGTGTGTGTTGSGSSGLGTGTGTDSTGTGTTGSGSSGLGSGTGTGTTGSGSSGLGTGTGTDSTGTGTTGSGTGTGTGITGSGSSGLGTGTGTDSTGTGTTGSGSSGLGTGTGTDATGTGTTGTDTTGTNRNIDSTTSQRTSDRGFNWGWLGLVGLAGLAGLTRNREKPRSYNDPNEVTSSRTR; encoded by the coding sequence ATGAAGCATTCCGATTTATCTAAAGCTGTTTTAGCTACTGCCTTTGCCATCAGTTTCGCTTCCGTGTCGTTACCTCCTTCAGTTTTTGCCCAAAGTGGAGGCTCTGGCAGTGGAGGCTCCAGCAGTGGTGGCACTAGCTCAGGTAGTGGAGCAGGCAGTGGTACAAGTACTGGAACTACAGGTAGTGGCACAGGTACTGGGACTACAGGCAGTGGTAGCAGTGGTCTAGGTAGCGGCACAGGCACAGGTACTGGAACTACAGGTAGCGGTAGCAGTGGTCTAGGTAGCGGCACAGGCACAGGTACTGGAACTACAGGTAGCGGTAGCAGTGGTCTAGGCACTGGAACAGGCACAGGTACTGGAACTACAGGTAGCGGTAGCAGTGGTCTAGGTAGCGGCACAGGCACAGGTACTGGAACTACAGGTAGCGGTAGCAGTGGTCTAGGCACTGGAACAGGCACTGATTCCACAGGTACTGGAACTACAGGCAGTGGTAGCAGTGGTCTAGGTAGCGGCACAGGCACTGGAACTACAGGTAGTGGTAGCAGTGGTCTAGGCACTGGAACAGGCACTGATTCCACAGGTACTGGAACTACAGGTAGCGGCACAGGCACAGGTACTGGAATTACAGGTAGCGGTAGCAGTGGTCTAGGCACTGGAACAGGCACTGATTCCACAGGTACTGGAACTACAGGCAGTGGTAGCAGTGGTCTAGGCACTGGAACAGGAACTGATGCCACAGGCACTGGCACAACCGGCACTGATACCACAGGCACTAACAGAAATATAGATAGCACAACTTCCCAAAGAACTAGCGATCGCGGTTTCAATTGGGGTTGGCTGGGTTTAGTTGGTCTAGCTGGTTTAGCTGGTCTGACTCGTAATCGGGAAAAACCTCGTTCTTATAACGATCCTAATGAAGTAACAAGTTCTCGCACCAGATAG